The Bradyrhizobium sp. WBAH42 genome includes a window with the following:
- a CDS encoding PilZ domain-containing protein has product MPPPKKRAARKLLSQHAWITLDGGFAARHCLVQDISDSGAKITLDEDASQLPGVIRMAFARDARTGRSCQVIWRRGKSAGVRFL; this is encoded by the coding sequence ATGCCACCGCCGAAGAAGCGCGCAGCCCGCAAGCTGCTGTCGCAGCACGCCTGGATTACGCTGGACGGCGGATTCGCCGCGCGGCACTGCCTGGTCCAGGACATTTCGGATTCGGGCGCCAAGATCACCCTCGACGAGGACGCAAGCCAGCTTCCCGGCGTGATCCGGATGGCCTTCGCGCGCGATGCGCGCACCGGGCGGAGCTGCCAAGTGATCTGGCGCCGCGGCAAGTCGGCCGGCGTCAGGTTCCTCTGA
- a CDS encoding glutathione S-transferase family protein gives MPDTKLTIWGRANSVNVQKVLWCCTELGLAYERIDAGMQYGKTREAEYLSMNPNARIPTLVEGDFVLWESNSIMRYLCMAHGRGTPIYPEAPKQRASVDRWLDWTLATVQPVDRPVFWGIVRTAPAERDMIQVQRDADAAAEVWAIADRLLATRRFIEGDTFTLADIAVGSYARRWLGVEGISRPAQPHLTRWLAELGKRPGFAQFVAPPMS, from the coding sequence ATGCCTGACACCAAGCTGACGATCTGGGGCCGCGCCAACTCGGTCAACGTGCAGAAGGTGCTGTGGTGCTGCACCGAGCTCGGCCTCGCTTACGAGCGGATCGATGCCGGCATGCAATACGGCAAGACGCGCGAGGCCGAATATCTGTCGATGAATCCCAATGCGCGGATTCCGACGCTGGTCGAGGGCGACTTCGTGCTGTGGGAATCCAATTCGATCATGCGTTATCTCTGCATGGCGCATGGGCGCGGCACGCCGATCTACCCCGAGGCGCCGAAGCAGCGCGCCTCGGTCGACCGCTGGCTCGACTGGACGCTGGCGACGGTGCAGCCGGTCGACCGCCCGGTGTTCTGGGGCATCGTACGCACCGCGCCCGCCGAGCGCGACATGATCCAGGTGCAGCGCGATGCCGATGCCGCTGCCGAGGTCTGGGCGATCGCCGACCGCCTGCTCGCCACGCGCCGCTTCATCGAGGGCGATACGTTCACGCTGGCCGATATCGCCGTCGGATCCTATGCGCGGCGCTGGCTCGGGGTCGAGGGCATCAGCCGGCCGGCACAGCCGCACCTCACGCGCTGGCTCGCCGAGCTCGGCAAGCGGCCGGGATTTGCGCAATTCGTCGCACCGCCGATGTCGTGA
- a CDS encoding VOC family protein, with the protein MRYLHTMLRVRNLDVALKFYVDAFGLKEVRRIENEKGRFTLVFLCSADDLEALKKQPPTRGAPLVELTYNWDEEKYGEDRFFGHLAYEVDDIYATCEKLMKAGVTINRPPRDGNMAFVRSPDLHSIELLQKGDPKPPQEPWASMPNTGHW; encoded by the coding sequence ATGCGATACCTCCACACCATGCTGCGCGTGCGCAATCTCGATGTCGCGCTGAAATTCTATGTTGATGCTTTCGGCTTGAAGGAGGTGCGGCGGATCGAGAACGAGAAGGGGCGGTTCACGCTGGTGTTCCTGTGCTCGGCGGACGATCTCGAAGCCTTGAAGAAGCAGCCGCCGACCCGCGGGGCGCCGCTGGTCGAGCTCACTTACAATTGGGACGAGGAGAAGTATGGCGAGGATCGCTTCTTCGGCCATCTCGCCTATGAGGTCGACGACATCTACGCCACCTGCGAGAAGCTGATGAAGGCGGGCGTCACCATCAACCGTCCCCCGCGCGACGGCAACATGGCCTTCGTCCGCTCGCCGGACCTGCACTCGATCGAGCTGCTGCAGAAGGGCGATCCGAAGCCGCCGCAGGAGCCCTGGGCGTCGATGCCCAATACCGGCCATTGGTAG
- a CDS encoding DUF2274 domain-containing protein has product MAKLRIGALEDDKPVKVTTELPASVHRDLVAYAEAVARENGQRIDPAKLIAPMLARAIIGAPVPSRSSR; this is encoded by the coding sequence ATGGCCAAGCTGAGAATAGGAGCGCTGGAAGACGACAAGCCGGTCAAGGTTACCACTGAGCTTCCAGCGTCAGTCCATCGGGATCTCGTCGCCTATGCAGAGGCCGTGGCACGCGAAAACGGGCAGCGTATCGATCCGGCAAAGCTGATCGCGCCCATGCTGGCGCGTGCTATTATTGGCGCGCCAGTGCCATCTAGAAGCTCGCGATAA
- a CDS encoding RNA ligase family protein — translation MAYELCLATAAKQVPSGPDWIHEVKHDGYRMLVIRENERVRLFSRNGTDWTKRYPWIAEAALKNREKQFVIDGEAVILGVDGISDFNALHSRRHDEEVQLYAFDVLALGGDDLRPLPLSVRKTNLARLLRGRPDGIFVAPFEAGEIGPDLFRAACRMGLEGLVSKRRDRRYAAGRSKDWIKVKNRMHPAISRVLDAMGSP, via the coding sequence ATGGCGTACGAGCTCTGCCTGGCGACCGCCGCCAAGCAGGTCCCTTCCGGGCCGGACTGGATCCACGAAGTAAAGCACGACGGCTATCGGATGCTAGTCATCCGGGAGAACGAACGCGTGCGGCTCTTCTCGCGCAACGGCACCGACTGGACGAAGCGCTATCCCTGGATTGCTGAGGCGGCGCTGAAGAACCGTGAGAAGCAATTCGTGATCGATGGAGAGGCAGTGATCCTCGGGGTAGACGGCATCAGCGACTTCAACGCGCTGCACTCCCGCCGGCACGACGAAGAGGTGCAGCTCTATGCTTTCGACGTGCTCGCGCTCGGTGGCGACGATCTGCGGCCGCTGCCGCTGTCGGTGCGCAAGACCAACCTCGCGCGCCTACTCCGCGGCCGGCCGGACGGGATTTTCGTCGCCCCGTTCGAGGCCGGAGAGATAGGCCCGGATCTGTTTCGTGCTGCCTGTCGCATGGGCCTTGAGGGCCTGGTCTCGAAACGACGCGACCGGCGTTATGCTGCCGGTCGATCGAAGGACTGGATCAAGGTGAAGAACCGAATGCATCCGGCGATCTCGCGGGTGCTGGATGCCATGGGCAGCCCTTAG
- a CDS encoding SIS domain-containing protein → MTTSAMASEIGESADVVANIVRSRPATRDIAQRIGIGSVPLCVVCGRGSSGHAGVFLRYLVETRLRLPVSASAPSVITAFRTPLMLRDALFIVISQSGRSPDLVAATKSARASGARTIAIVNTVSSPVADAAEFVVPLAADQEHSVAATKTVIGSMAASAGLVAELAQDRALQSALERLPERLRRALALDWSEITGDLAKASAVFVAARGLGLGSAMEIALKLSEILRLPSIGLSAAELQHGPRAALSAHTPVVMMRLMDETAASVDALTDELRAQKIALHLCGGPHGSLPWLAEDDPATDPITMLVPAYRMIEQAHAPADSTRIIHLG, encoded by the coding sequence ATGACAACATCCGCGATGGCGAGCGAAATCGGGGAAAGCGCGGATGTTGTCGCCAACATTGTTCGCAGCCGTCCCGCCACGCGCGACATCGCGCAGCGAATTGGGATTGGCTCCGTCCCCTTGTGCGTCGTGTGTGGTCGGGGAAGCTCCGGACATGCCGGGGTTTTCCTGAGATACCTTGTCGAGACGCGGCTTCGCCTTCCCGTTTCAGCAAGCGCTCCCTCGGTAATCACTGCATTTCGCACACCCTTGATGCTGCGCGATGCGCTGTTCATCGTGATCTCGCAATCCGGGCGCAGCCCGGATCTCGTCGCAGCGACAAAGTCGGCGCGCGCCTCGGGCGCCCGCACCATTGCCATCGTCAATACGGTGTCGTCGCCGGTGGCTGACGCCGCGGAGTTCGTCGTTCCGCTCGCAGCCGACCAGGAGCACTCCGTGGCGGCGACGAAGACCGTTATCGGCTCGATGGCTGCCAGCGCCGGCCTTGTTGCCGAACTGGCGCAAGATCGTGCGCTGCAGTCAGCCCTCGAGAGGCTACCAGAGCGCCTTCGCCGCGCACTAGCCCTCGACTGGTCGGAGATTACCGGTGATCTCGCCAAGGCGTCGGCTGTGTTTGTGGCGGCTCGGGGCTTGGGCTTGGGCTCGGCGATGGAGATCGCGCTCAAGCTTTCGGAAATCCTGCGCCTGCCCTCTATCGGCTTGAGCGCCGCCGAACTGCAGCATGGGCCACGTGCCGCGCTATCGGCGCACACGCCAGTCGTCATGATGCGCCTCATGGATGAAACGGCGGCCAGTGTGGACGCACTGACAGACGAATTGCGTGCGCAAAAGATCGCGCTGCATCTCTGCGGCGGACCGCATGGCTCGCTGCCCTGGCTGGCCGAGGATGACCCCGCCACCGATCCGATCACCATGCTCGTTCCAGCCTATCGCATGATCGAGCAGGCGCACGCGCCCGCGGATTCGACCCGGATCATCCACCTCGGCTGA
- a CDS encoding N-acetylmuramic acid 6-phosphate etherase, whose amino-acid sequence MNRLRSSAFDGTWINNIATEDVDLRFADLDAWPLTSAMEAMWEGQLAAVAAIGHALPSITAATEAAQAALGDHGRLVYVGAGTSGRVAVQDGAELTPTFAWPKERVRFIVAGGYSAFVTSIEGAEDDIDDAVAQINAARLTPHDVVIAVAASGTTPFTVAALQQAGSCGAVTVGVANNPGTVLLASAKFPILIETGRELIAGSTRMKAGTAQKVVLNLISSGIMLRLGRVYRGMMVNMQPTNAKLKRRAEAMVAQIADCDPSHAARALEQAEGDVKTAVLLALGVTRTEAETILKDGDGNLRRVFAELARDRDSHSDSHPKAPRGTQARRSG is encoded by the coding sequence ATGAACAGGCTCCGAAGTTCCGCGTTTGATGGCACTTGGATCAACAATATAGCGACCGAAGACGTCGATCTAAGATTTGCCGACCTCGATGCCTGGCCGCTGACATCAGCGATGGAAGCGATGTGGGAGGGCCAGCTTGCGGCGGTCGCTGCGATCGGTCATGCCCTCCCCTCGATCACCGCGGCCACCGAAGCGGCCCAAGCGGCGCTGGGCGATCACGGTCGCCTTGTCTATGTCGGCGCCGGCACCTCGGGGCGCGTGGCGGTCCAGGACGGCGCGGAGCTGACGCCGACCTTCGCCTGGCCCAAAGAGCGGGTCCGATTCATCGTCGCCGGCGGATACAGTGCCTTCGTCACCAGCATCGAGGGCGCGGAAGATGACATCGATGATGCGGTCGCGCAGATCAATGCCGCGCGGCTCACACCGCATGATGTGGTGATTGCGGTCGCCGCCAGCGGGACAACGCCGTTCACGGTCGCGGCCCTGCAGCAGGCAGGCTCCTGCGGTGCAGTGACGGTCGGTGTCGCCAACAATCCTGGCACTGTGCTGCTAGCGTCGGCCAAGTTTCCGATCCTGATCGAGACCGGCCGCGAGCTGATCGCCGGCTCCACGCGGATGAAGGCAGGCACTGCGCAGAAGGTTGTGCTCAACCTGATTTCCTCGGGGATCATGCTGCGTCTTGGCCGGGTGTATCGCGGCATGATGGTGAACATGCAGCCGACCAATGCCAAGCTGAAGCGGCGCGCCGAGGCCATGGTGGCGCAAATCGCCGACTGCGATCCATCGCACGCGGCACGCGCGCTGGAGCAGGCCGAAGGGGACGTCAAGACGGCGGTCCTTCTGGCGCTGGGTGTCACCAGAACTGAAGCGGAGACCATTCTGAAGGACGGCGACGGCAATCTGCGGCGCGTGTTTGCCGAGCTCGCCAGAGATCGGGACTCGCATTCGGATTCGCATCCCAAGGCACCCCGCGGCACGCAAGCAAGGCGGAGCGGTTGA
- the nagA gene encoding N-acetylglucosamine-6-phosphate deacetylase yields the protein MGHAGSASLTIAAQRIFDGTEMRGPGSVRISQGRIESVSFEEAAGASIRLPGDAILAPGFIDIQVNGGGGVLLNDEPTEAGVRRIAEAHRRAGTTGCLPTLITDRREVIERLAVAAQACLDIPSVLGFHLEGPALNRSRKGIHPEAEIRVPDRRDLAAIKSFGDRGRSIVTLAPECVPGSMIDELIGAGLRIAAGHSDASAEQIGQAVGRGVSGVTHLFNAMSQLSAREPGLVGAALEDDRLFAGIICDGIHVDPTGLRVAFRCKGRDRLMLVSDAMPLAGTNDRQFMLQGREITLHDGRLTGPDGTLAGAHLTMIEAVRNAVALIGIPLVDALIMASRTPASFLGLGSVLGRIAPGYRADLVAFDPNFQVVGTWIGCVGSIGEGSNASERG from the coding sequence ATGGGCCATGCTGGTTCTGCCTCTCTCACGATTGCCGCACAGCGAATCTTTGATGGGACTGAAATGCGCGGGCCGGGGTCTGTCAGGATCTCACAGGGGCGCATCGAAAGCGTCAGCTTCGAGGAGGCCGCAGGTGCGTCAATCCGGCTTCCCGGGGATGCGATCCTTGCACCCGGATTCATCGACATTCAGGTGAACGGAGGCGGAGGCGTTCTTCTCAACGACGAGCCGACCGAGGCCGGCGTTCGACGCATCGCCGAGGCGCACCGCAGGGCGGGGACCACGGGCTGCTTGCCAACCCTCATCACCGATCGACGCGAGGTCATCGAACGATTGGCTGTCGCAGCTCAGGCGTGCCTCGATATTCCCAGCGTGCTCGGCTTTCATCTGGAAGGTCCGGCCCTCAACAGGTCCCGCAAGGGCATTCATCCGGAGGCCGAGATACGCGTGCCCGATCGACGCGACCTCGCCGCCATCAAAAGCTTCGGGGATCGCGGCCGCTCCATTGTGACCCTGGCCCCGGAATGCGTGCCCGGGTCCATGATCGATGAATTGATTGGCGCCGGATTGCGTATCGCAGCTGGCCACAGCGATGCCAGCGCTGAACAAATCGGGCAGGCGGTCGGTCGGGGTGTCTCGGGGGTGACCCACCTGTTCAACGCCATGTCGCAGTTGAGCGCCCGGGAGCCTGGCTTGGTGGGGGCCGCACTGGAGGATGACCGGTTGTTTGCAGGGATCATCTGCGACGGCATCCACGTTGACCCCACCGGTTTGCGTGTTGCCTTCCGCTGCAAGGGACGCGACCGATTGATGCTGGTCAGCGATGCCATGCCGCTGGCAGGCACGAACGACCGGCAATTCATGCTCCAAGGTAGGGAGATAACATTGCACGATGGTCGCCTGACTGGCCCGGACGGCACACTCGCAGGCGCTCACCTCACCATGATCGAGGCGGTACGCAACGCCGTTGCGCTGATCGGAATCCCCCTCGTCGATGCCCTCATCATGGCGTCCCGGACGCCCGCTTCATTTCTGGGCCTTGGATCCGTCCTTGGACGGATCGCGCCCGGATACCGCGCAGATCTTGTCGCCTTTGATCCGAACTTTCAGGTCGTCGGCACCTGGATAGGCTGCGTCGGTTCGATCGGAGAGGGGAGTAACGCTTCCGAGCGAGGCTAG
- a CDS encoding site-specific integrase: MRLVKLVEGAEGEIGATIEVRDSVAKRRHGRRIPVQQDLRQALIALRKLSPGNGPIARSERGGPMTPLSIVVWFNRAFQAIGLSGCSSHSGRRTFITRAARLVHKAGGSLRDVQLLAGHRSIQTTERYIDGDSDAQRRLVSLI; this comes from the coding sequence ATTCGGCTAGTAAAACTGGTTGAAGGCGCCGAAGGCGAGATTGGCGCGACAATCGAGGTACGGGACAGCGTCGCAAAACGGCGACACGGCCGCCGAATCCCGGTCCAACAGGATCTGCGACAGGCACTCATCGCCTTACGAAAGCTATCTCCGGGAAACGGACCAATCGCGCGATCGGAACGCGGCGGACCGATGACGCCACTCAGCATCGTGGTCTGGTTCAATCGCGCGTTTCAAGCGATTGGCCTCAGCGGCTGCTCGTCTCATTCCGGACGACGAACCTTTATTACGCGCGCCGCACGCCTCGTTCACAAGGCCGGCGGCTCCCTAAGGGATGTCCAGCTCCTGGCCGGCCACCGTTCGATCCAAACGACCGAGCGGTATATTGATGGTGACAGCGACGCCCAAAGGAGGCTGGTATCTTTGATTTAG
- a CDS encoding sensor histidine kinase, translated as MKELAPGMNEGDSLDRLRRHIRILVDIGRLGGEKVDLHRFLNQAVVQVARAVEIHHVKILRYRPHSSDLLLVAGVGWKDGVVGTATLSADLRSPPGRSFQTAEPVTVQNLGEQQEYIHSDLLKEHGIISLTNVPVLIDGAAWGVLEVDSTKAREFTEDTTDFLTAAAALIGAVLRHYARPDEEARLVAAAAEAQRREVLLREMQHRVKNNFQLVLSSISLQKRRHQSTEVHRELDHVASRINAISLAHDQLASRHEGHNVNLSSYIRALCRAIRQQVEGVEIDVECDELELSIDRALPVGLILNETAMNSIKHAFDRNGGRIKVHLVGGVGYGEARLTVSDNGCGIQKSNEHGSGLKLIASLAKQIGGDVQQQSADTGTTTTLTFPFMT; from the coding sequence ATGAAAGAACTGGCGCCCGGAATGAACGAAGGTGACTCGCTGGATAGGCTCCGGCGCCACATCCGCATTCTGGTCGATATCGGACGACTCGGGGGTGAAAAGGTCGATCTGCATCGCTTTCTAAATCAAGCGGTCGTTCAAGTCGCGCGCGCAGTGGAGATACACCACGTAAAGATTCTTCGATATCGTCCGCACTCCTCAGATCTCCTCTTAGTCGCAGGTGTGGGATGGAAGGATGGGGTCGTAGGGACCGCGACCTTATCGGCCGACCTACGCTCTCCACCCGGGCGCTCGTTTCAGACGGCAGAACCCGTCACCGTCCAAAATCTCGGTGAACAACAAGAATACATTCATTCGGATCTTCTGAAGGAGCATGGCATCATTTCGTTGACCAACGTTCCTGTGCTTATTGATGGTGCAGCCTGGGGTGTGCTCGAAGTGGACAGCACCAAGGCGAGAGAGTTCACCGAGGACACGACCGATTTTCTGACCGCCGCTGCCGCGCTGATAGGAGCCGTACTTCGCCACTATGCGCGGCCGGATGAAGAAGCGCGTTTGGTGGCTGCTGCTGCCGAAGCTCAAAGGCGAGAAGTACTACTTCGGGAAATGCAACATCGCGTCAAGAATAACTTTCAGCTCGTTCTATCTTCTATCTCCCTCCAAAAGCGCCGGCATCAGAGCACAGAGGTTCATCGCGAGCTGGATCATGTCGCGAGCCGTATCAACGCCATCTCGCTGGCGCATGATCAACTCGCTTCTCGACACGAAGGCCATAATGTAAACCTATCATCTTACATACGCGCACTTTGCCGCGCGATCCGTCAGCAGGTTGAAGGAGTCGAAATCGATGTCGAGTGCGACGAGCTCGAACTGAGCATCGACCGAGCATTGCCGGTCGGTCTCATCCTAAATGAGACTGCAATGAACAGCATTAAACATGCATTCGACCGGAATGGCGGCAGGATCAAGGTGCACTTGGTAGGCGGCGTCGGCTACGGCGAGGCACGTCTAACTGTATCCGACAATGGGTGTGGCATCCAGAAATCGAACGAGCATGGATCGGGTCTTAAGCTGATCGCATCGCTTGCCAAACAAATTGGTGGCGACGTCCAGCAGCAAAGTGCCGACACGGGCACAACAACAACGCTCACGTTTCCGTTCATGACGTGA
- a CDS encoding AraC family transcriptional regulator: MQNPDTGIFGPVAYQGWSPMSTDAANFVSHRFSSREHPERMRLPLWRERFVRGIVHVDIEPLTNVPFQADATLQALRGLRTLALKGSPMCFKRLRASVADGDDSIGLIVCLPGKSRLSQRGRDIELCAGDATSILHSEPATVTYIDGMLFGLAVPREALAQRVADIESLAMRPIPQRNEPLRLLMAYLKSAFKEGALAAPKLRDAVVAHTCDLVALAVSECAPLGESDASAVVTARHSAVLDYIAAHFQKPGLSVEEVAHRQGISPRYLQRLMASSGSSFTGHVNELRLQLAFKLLTEARVGAQLISDIALEVGFSDVSHFNRLFRARFGDSPRGVRYAGRDPGRATCP; encoded by the coding sequence ATGCAAAATCCGGATACCGGCATCTTTGGCCCGGTGGCTTATCAAGGCTGGAGCCCCATGTCTACGGACGCAGCCAATTTCGTATCGCATCGATTCTCGTCGCGCGAGCATCCGGAGCGAATGCGACTTCCACTATGGCGCGAGAGGTTTGTGCGAGGAATAGTTCACGTCGATATCGAACCTCTAACGAACGTTCCGTTTCAAGCCGACGCAACATTGCAAGCGCTCCGAGGTCTACGCACACTCGCACTGAAGGGCTCTCCCATGTGCTTCAAGCGCTTGCGGGCGAGCGTTGCTGACGGCGACGACTCAATCGGCCTCATCGTCTGCTTACCCGGCAAAAGTCGTTTGTCGCAGCGCGGCCGGGACATCGAGCTTTGCGCCGGCGACGCAACCTCGATTCTGCATTCGGAACCCGCTACCGTCACCTATATCGACGGAATGCTATTTGGTCTGGCGGTGCCCCGCGAGGCCCTTGCGCAGCGCGTGGCAGATATCGAGAGCCTCGCCATGCGGCCGATTCCCCAGAGAAACGAACCACTCCGCCTCCTCATGGCCTATCTGAAGTCAGCTTTCAAGGAAGGGGCTCTGGCCGCCCCCAAGCTGCGTGATGCGGTCGTGGCTCACACCTGTGATCTTGTTGCGCTCGCGGTCAGCGAGTGCGCTCCCTTGGGCGAGAGCGATGCGAGCGCGGTCGTGACCGCGCGCCACAGCGCCGTACTCGACTACATCGCGGCACACTTTCAGAAGCCTGGGCTTAGCGTCGAGGAGGTCGCTCATCGCCAAGGCATTTCACCTCGCTATCTGCAGCGCCTGATGGCGTCATCAGGATCATCGTTCACCGGTCATGTGAATGAGCTACGTCTCCAACTTGCGTTCAAACTGTTAACCGAGGCGCGCGTTGGCGCGCAGCTAATTTCCGACATCGCGCTGGAGGTCGGCTTCTCGGATGTTTCGCATTTCAATCGCCTGTTCCGAGCTCGCTTCGGCGATTCGCCGCGTGGGGTTCGTTACGCCGGCAGGGATCCCGGCCGAGCCACCTGCCCCTGA
- a CDS encoding cold-shock protein, giving the protein MAIGTVKWFNPTKGYGFIQPDSGGNDVFVHISAVEKAGFTSLAEGAKVSFDIVKSRGKDSAENLRIG; this is encoded by the coding sequence GTGGCTATTGGTACTGTGAAATGGTTCAACCCGACAAAGGGCTACGGGTTCATTCAACCGGATTCGGGCGGCAATGACGTCTTTGTCCACATCTCCGCGGTTGAGAAGGCTGGTTTTACTTCGCTCGCAGAGGGCGCAAAAGTCAGCTTCGACATCGTGAAAAGTCGCGGAAAAGACTCAGCGGAAAATTTGCGGATCGGGTGA
- a CDS encoding DUF3892 domain-containing protein, which yields MAKRVRIRCINKTDRRSAHERIKNVGGLNSDGTRWKLSVKKTIRDLESREWEYYVEESGVTVEVILATDGRHKYIKTTVDRIQPDNLLSLPECP from the coding sequence ATGGCCAAACGCGTACGCATTCGTTGCATAAACAAGACTGACAGGCGAAGCGCACACGAGAGAATCAAAAATGTCGGCGGGCTAAATTCAGACGGAACGCGATGGAAGCTATCCGTTAAGAAGACTATCCGAGACCTCGAAAGCCGCGAGTGGGAGTACTACGTCGAAGAATCAGGCGTCACTGTTGAGGTCATCCTCGCTACCGACGGGCGACACAAGTACATCAAGACAACAGTGGACCGAATTCAACCGGACAATCTCCTTTCGCTCCCTGAATGTCCGTGA